In the Girardinichthys multiradiatus isolate DD_20200921_A chromosome 4, DD_fGirMul_XY1, whole genome shotgun sequence genome, one interval contains:
- the LOC124866722 gene encoding forkhead box protein B1-like, whose amino-acid sequence MPRPGRNTYSDQKPPYSYISLTAMAIQSCPEKMLPLSEIYKFIMDRFPYYRENTQRWQNSLRHNLSFNDCFIKIPRRPDQPGKGSFWALHPNCGDMFENGSFLRRRKRFKVGGVQVTDPLGPSKPQDAAHYLQQQAKLRLSALHAAAHLPQVPAGYSLSSVTQPSGFKHPFAIENIIAREYKVPGGLTAFPTAGYPLHNQLSPAWPHMYGSGVMDPAAPISMSPGDYSAYGMPLKTLCHSGQTLPAIPVPIKPAPGLPAHIPAFLAHSPRSLSPTSPQTATGQSSPAGPAEALQSAVAVH is encoded by the coding sequence ATGCCTCGGCCCGGGAGGAACACCTACAGCGACCAGAAGCCTCCGTACTCCTACATCTCCCTGACGGCCATGGCCATCCAGAGCTGCCCGGAGAAGATGCTGCCCCTCAGTGAGATCTACAAGTTCATAATGGACCGGTTCCCCTACTACCGGGAGAACACGCAGCGCTGGCAGAACTCCCTGCGCCACAACCTCTCCTTCAACGACTGCTTCATCAAGATCCCCCGCAGGCCGGATCAGCCCGGAAAGGGCAGCTTCTGGGCCCTGCACCCGAACTGCGGAGACATGTTCGAGAACGGCAGCTTTCTGCGACGCAGGAAGCGATTTAAGGTAGGCGGTGTGCAGGTGACGGACCCGCTGGGCCCCAGCAAGCCGCAGGACGCCGCGCACTACCTGCAGCAGCAGGCCAAGCTGCGGCTGAGCGCGCTGCATGCCGCCGCGCACCTCCCGCAGGTCCCGGCCGGGTACAGCCTGAGCTCCGTCACGCAGCCGTCAGGCTTCAAACACCCGTTCGCCATCGAGAACATCATCGCCAGAGAGTACAAGGTTCCGGGCGGACTGACTGCCTTCCCAACCGCCGGATACCCGCTGCACAACCAGCTGAGCCCGGCCTGGCCACACATGTACGGGTCGGGCGTGATGGACCCTGCCGCCCCCATCTCCATGTCCCCCGGGGACTACTCAGCTTACGGCATGCCGTTGAAGACCCTCTGTCACAGCGGCCAGACTCTGCCCGCCATCCCGGTGCCCATCAAACCCGCACCCGGCCTGCCCGCACATATCCCGGCCTTTCTGGCCCACTCCCCGCGGTCCCTGAGCCCGACCTCCCCGCAAACAGCCACCGGTCAGAGCAGCCCTGCCGGCCCCGCAGAGGCGCTGCAGTCCGCGGTGGCAGTGCACTGA